The following proteins come from a genomic window of Acidobacteriota bacterium:
- the holA gene encoding DNA polymerase III subunit delta, translating to MSGRSFTVTERFVSEVSARNLKAAYVLVGDEVFFRDRCRAALLQHLVTPELRDFSLHDLDLTQTSLAEILDLARTPSLMAPFQVFFIRSVKALYGRGSHHEEFAAIEEYCRNPNPAAVLIFVADHISISADARRMEMQDKERYERIRETLGEYCTIIELSRVDESDGMRWVIEHAAKEGVKADAEAARELVDALGADMMLVSNELEKLILFVGQKKRISIGDVETMVLAAKQRSLYELTDAISSKDRVRALSVLDALLAGEEGEEAAIGHIYMLARTFRQMLVILEKNVRDSRAIWQALWQGFRVPPFAAEDIIRQARRYKSRRELMAALRLLARADLALRSNPPSKRLVLEKLVIDLCAETSPAGPRWTQEELAL from the coding sequence ATGTCAGGCCGCAGCTTTACTGTCACAGAGCGCTTCGTTTCGGAGGTCTCGGCGCGCAATTTGAAGGCAGCCTATGTACTCGTTGGCGACGAAGTGTTCTTTCGCGACCGATGCCGCGCCGCTCTGCTTCAGCATCTGGTTACGCCCGAACTTCGTGACTTCAGCCTCCACGATCTCGATCTCACGCAAACCAGCCTTGCCGAAATCCTCGACTTGGCGCGCACGCCTTCGCTGATGGCGCCGTTTCAGGTCTTCTTCATTCGCAGCGTGAAAGCCCTTTATGGGCGTGGATCACATCACGAGGAGTTCGCCGCAATCGAGGAGTATTGCCGCAACCCCAATCCCGCGGCAGTGCTGATTTTTGTCGCCGACCACATCAGCATTTCCGCCGATGCCCGCCGGATGGAGATGCAGGACAAGGAACGCTACGAGCGCATCCGCGAAACTCTGGGAGAGTACTGCACGATAATCGAGCTGTCGCGCGTTGACGAAAGCGATGGCATGCGCTGGGTGATTGAACACGCGGCGAAAGAGGGAGTGAAAGCAGATGCTGAAGCCGCGCGAGAGCTGGTCGATGCGCTCGGCGCTGACATGATGCTGGTCAGCAACGAACTCGAGAAGCTGATCCTGTTCGTTGGGCAGAAGAAACGAATCAGCATCGGCGACGTGGAAACCATGGTGCTCGCCGCCAAGCAGCGTTCCCTTTACGAACTCACCGACGCGATCTCCTCCAAGGACCGTGTTCGCGCGCTCTCCGTGCTGGATGCGCTCCTCGCCGGCGAAGAAGGAGAAGAGGCGGCGATTGGACACATATACATGCTGGCGCGTACCTTCCGCCAGATGCTCGTAATCCTGGAGAAGAACGTCCGCGATTCGCGCGCGATCTGGCAGGCGCTATGGCAAGGCTTCCGCGTGCCTCCCTTTGCTGCCGAGGACATAATTCGCCAAGCTCGCCGCTACAAGTCACGCCGGGAACTCATGGCTGCGCTGCGACTGCTCGCCCGCGCTGATCTGGCTCTGCGCTCCAATCCTCCCAGCAAACGGCTAGTGCTTGAGAAGCTCGTCATCGACCTCTGCGCCGAGACCTCGCCCGCGGGACCCCGGTGGACTCAGGAAGAACTGGCCCTCTGA
- a CDS encoding alpha/beta hydrolase encodes MPEPFLDQSPNQPAVRGFLHQPKERIDAGLVLTHSAGGNCNSPLLVALAAALCTTGLMVLRCDLPFRQARPHGPPMASAERDQAGLQRAVQVLREQINSRIFLAGHSYGGRMATTLCAHQPSLLDGLLLLSYPLHPPRKPEQLRTAHFPKLYTRALFVHGTRDPFGSIQEMKSALGLIPGQTELLPIEGAGHELLTKFNRERLASSILAKFREFFP; translated from the coding sequence ATGCCAGAGCCGTTTCTGGATCAGTCGCCGAACCAACCAGCTGTCCGTGGCTTCCTCCATCAGCCAAAGGAACGCATTGATGCTGGTCTGGTGCTCACTCACAGCGCGGGAGGGAATTGCAACTCACCATTGCTGGTGGCACTCGCTGCTGCGCTCTGCACCACGGGCCTGATGGTTCTCCGGTGCGATCTCCCCTTTCGCCAGGCGCGCCCACATGGGCCGCCGATGGCCAGCGCTGAGAGGGATCAAGCAGGACTTCAGCGTGCGGTTCAGGTATTGCGCGAGCAGATCAACAGCCGCATCTTTCTCGCCGGACACTCTTACGGCGGACGTATGGCAACTACGCTTTGCGCTCATCAGCCTTCGTTGCTGGATGGTCTTTTGTTGCTCTCTTATCCGCTGCATCCGCCGCGCAAGCCGGAACAACTGCGAACTGCGCACTTTCCCAAGTTGTACACACGAGCGCTGTTCGTACATGGAACGCGGGATCCATTTGGATCGATTCAAGAGATGAAGTCGGCGTTGGGTCTAATTCCAGGCCAGACTGAACTCTTGCCGATCGAAGGCGCTGGCCATGAATTGCTGACGAAGTTCAATCGGGAGCGCCTCGCTAGCAGCATCCTGGCAAAGTTTCGGGAGTTCTTTCCTTAG
- a CDS encoding RNA polymerase sigma factor, translated as MAIPAILEQTKMEAWSDQEIVSRVLAGETALYELIMRRYNQRLYRAVRAILRDENETEDVMQDAYVRAYQHLNQFAGRSQFSTWLTRIAVHEAFARLRQRGHMTQLDEVSLEADTSILYSKSENPEQYASKAELGKLLEEAILNLPEQFRSVVMLRDVEEMCTAETADALEISQENVKTRLHRGHALLRKELLARVSSNASSAFPFMGERCDRVVVSVLQRINAL; from the coding sequence ATGGCGATTCCTGCAATTCTTGAACAGACGAAGATGGAGGCTTGGAGCGACCAGGAAATCGTCTCCCGCGTTCTGGCCGGTGAGACTGCGCTCTATGAGCTGATCATGCGGCGCTACAACCAGCGCCTATACCGTGCAGTGAGGGCCATCCTGCGCGACGAGAATGAGACCGAAGACGTTATGCAGGATGCCTACGTTCGCGCTTATCAGCACTTGAACCAGTTTGCCGGACGTTCGCAGTTTTCTACATGGCTTACGAGGATCGCCGTCCACGAGGCGTTCGCCCGTCTGCGCCAACGTGGACACATGACTCAACTTGACGAAGTTTCTCTGGAGGCGGATACGAGCATACTTTACTCCAAATCCGAAAATCCCGAACAGTACGCCTCTAAGGCGGAACTCGGAAAGCTGCTGGAGGAAGCGATCCTGAACCTGCCGGAGCAGTTTCGCTCGGTCGTTATGCTCCGAGACGTCGAGGAGATGTGCACAGCCGAAACTGCGGATGCCCTGGAGATTTCGCAGGAGAACGTGAAGACTCGCCTGCATCGCGGACATGCTCTACTGCGTAAGGAACTGCTTGCCCGCGTGTCGTCGAATGCGAGCAGCGCATTTCCCTTCATGGGAGAGCGATGTGATCGTGTTGTTGTGAGCGTGCTGCAGCGAATCAACGCGCTGTGA
- a CDS encoding phosphonate ABC transporter ATP-binding protein: protein MIELRGIEKTIKSPAGTIWLLRRINLDVGQGEFVTIMGPSGAGKTTLMSILGMLDDQWTGEYYFAGEAVHKMNRKQRSELNKKNIGFVFQSYHLLDNLTVAENLDLPLSYKDIKKSERTSMVCDTLDRFNIVGKKDLYPNQLSGGQQQLVGVARAVINKPKLILADEPTGNLHSDQAKEIMELFRQLNEAGTTIIQVTHSEGNAAYGNRTIKLLDGWIVGDTARPVEAGHALAT from the coding sequence ATGATTGAGTTACGCGGTATAGAGAAAACGATCAAGTCGCCGGCAGGAACGATCTGGCTGTTGCGGCGGATCAACCTCGACGTAGGGCAAGGCGAGTTTGTGACCATCATGGGCCCCTCGGGCGCGGGCAAAACCACGCTCATGAGCATCCTTGGGATGCTCGACGATCAATGGACGGGGGAATACTACTTTGCTGGCGAAGCCGTACACAAAATGAACCGCAAGCAGCGTTCGGAGCTGAACAAGAAAAACATTGGCTTCGTCTTCCAGAGCTACCACCTGCTCGACAATCTCACGGTGGCCGAGAATCTCGATCTTCCGCTTTCTTACAAAGATATCAAGAAATCTGAGCGCACCAGCATGGTGTGCGACACGCTGGATCGCTTCAACATCGTCGGGAAAAAAGATCTCTATCCCAATCAGTTGTCGGGCGGACAGCAGCAATTGGTCGGCGTCGCTCGCGCGGTGATCAACAAGCCCAAATTGATCCTTGCCGACGAACCGACGGGCAATCTTCATAGCGACCAAGCGAAGGAAATCATGGAGCTCTTCCGGCAGCTCAACGAGGCTGGAACGACGATCATCCAAGTAACTCACTCCGAGGGGAACGCGGCTTACGGGAATCGCACGATCAAGCTGCTTGATGGATGGATCGTAGGAGACACGGCGCGTCCAGTGGAAGCCGGGCACGCCTTGGCGACATAA
- a CDS encoding TolC family protein yields the protein MGKIDFSKSRKSFPNMLAPYEGRTLRSPRLSNSARINQLIKDGKLVLSLNDAVALALENNLDLAIARYNLDIADTDVLRTKAGASVRGVASGLVQGTPGGGIGGFGSGAPGAGAGGTSGGAGGAGSGAGGLVQSTIGAGAPVSSYDPQITTNFNVEHGVFPIANQVTFGVPSVQQNTANANLSFQQAFPTGTAFDFGMQNSRQTTNGRFTELVPALNSTFRFTLTQRLLSGFGLGPNLRFLRIARNNREVTDIAFRNQVIATTTQIQNIYWDLVNAVEDVKVKQRSLSLAQKTLEDDKKQVELLAIAPIEVTRDEAVVDSSNQDLIISQTNLQLQELLMKNAITRNLSDAEVASAAIVPTDTIVVPENEPVVPTQDLISEALSHRPELAESRIDMTNRQISRKAAKNNLLPSLDFVAFYGGSGLAGVPNPNLSSNAGLPVTGFGDVFSRTFNGSSPDYSVGFSLNIPLRNRVAQADQVRSELEYGQAELHLQQLQNQVGIEVRNAQFAVMQYRARVVSARKGGDVAQRTLDIEQKKLALGASTSLQVLQIGRDLAVAESNLVTATTAYAKARVELDRAIGATLVNNGISIDDAETGNVHALPHMTGITPANAQE from the coding sequence ATGGGCAAGATCGACTTCTCGAAGTCTCGCAAGTCCTTCCCCAACATGCTGGCGCCATACGAGGGGCGTACTCTGCGCTCGCCGCGTCTCTCGAATTCCGCCCGCATTAATCAGCTGATCAAAGATGGCAAGCTCGTGCTCTCACTCAACGACGCCGTTGCGCTGGCCCTCGAGAACAACCTCGACTTGGCAATTGCTCGCTATAACCTCGATATTGCCGATACCGACGTCCTGCGTACCAAAGCGGGAGCGAGTGTTCGCGGAGTAGCCAGTGGTCTGGTGCAAGGCACACCTGGCGGTGGTATTGGCGGATTCGGCAGCGGTGCTCCTGGCGCAGGCGCTGGCGGGACCTCAGGCGGTGCAGGTGGCGCCGGAAGCGGCGCTGGCGGACTGGTGCAATCCACAATCGGAGCGGGCGCACCAGTGAGCTCCTACGATCCGCAGATCACGACGAACTTCAATGTCGAACACGGGGTCTTCCCGATTGCAAATCAAGTAACCTTCGGCGTCCCCTCTGTGCAACAGAACACCGCGAATGCCAATTTAAGTTTTCAGCAGGCATTCCCGACGGGGACTGCATTTGATTTCGGAATGCAGAACAGTCGCCAAACCACCAATGGACGCTTCACTGAGCTGGTGCCTGCGCTCAATTCAACTTTCCGCTTCACCCTTACGCAGCGTCTGCTCTCCGGGTTCGGACTCGGACCGAACCTGCGCTTCCTGCGCATTGCAAGAAATAATCGTGAAGTTACGGATATCGCATTTCGCAATCAGGTGATCGCCACCACCACGCAGATCCAAAATATCTACTGGGATTTGGTGAATGCCGTGGAAGACGTGAAGGTGAAGCAGCGTTCGCTATCTCTGGCTCAGAAAACACTTGAAGATGACAAGAAGCAGGTGGAGCTTTTGGCCATCGCGCCAATCGAAGTTACTCGCGATGAAGCCGTTGTCGACTCCAGTAATCAGGATCTGATCATCTCGCAAACCAATCTTCAACTGCAGGAACTTCTGATGAAGAACGCGATCACGCGCAACCTGAGCGATGCCGAAGTAGCATCCGCGGCCATAGTTCCGACTGACACGATCGTAGTTCCCGAAAACGAACCAGTAGTGCCCACACAGGACTTGATCAGCGAGGCGCTTTCACATCGTCCTGAGCTGGCGGAATCGCGAATCGACATGACGAACCGCCAGATATCGCGCAAGGCGGCGAAGAACAACCTGCTGCCGTCTCTTGACTTTGTGGCGTTCTATGGCGGGTCCGGCCTGGCCGGCGTTCCAAATCCGAACCTGTCATCCAACGCTGGGCTGCCGGTGACCGGCTTTGGCGATGTCTTTTCACGCACTTTCAATGGCAGCTCCCCGGATTACTCGGTCGGATTCTCGCTTAACATTCCACTGCGCAATCGAGTTGCGCAAGCCGACCAGGTCCGCTCCGAATTGGAATATGGACAGGCAGAGCTTCACCTGCAGCAGCTTCAGAATCAGGTGGGCATCGAGGTCCGCAACGCACAGTTTGCGGTAATGCAGTACCGCGCCCGCGTGGTCTCGGCGCGAAAGGGAGGGGACGTCGCGCAGCGCACGCTGGATATCGAGCAAAAGAAGTTGGCACTCGGAGCTTCCACCAGCCTGCAGGTATTGCAAATAGGCCGTGATCTCGCAGTGGCCGAATCGAATCTGGTGACAGCGACGACGGCTTATGCCAAGGCTCGCGTGGAACTCGATCGTGCTATCGGTGCTACGCTTGTAAATAACGGCATCAGCATCGACGACGCAGAAACCGGCAACGTACATGCGCTGCCGCACATGACAGGAATCACGCCGGCGAACGCGCAGGAGTAG
- a CDS encoding sigma-54-dependent Fis family transcriptional regulator, whose amino-acid sequence MPISSVEPREITKTSAPPVPRILVADDQADVREALRLLLKGEGYRIDTVASPEAVMEELASEEFDILLIDLNYSRDTTSGEEGLALLSKIQALDSTLPVIVMTAWGSVNIAVEAMRRGARDFIQKPWENERLVSILRTQVELSHALKRAQHLEAENRLLQAQGRPTFIAESKVMQPVLELVARIGPSDANVLITGEHGTGKEVVARTLHMLSGRSSRPMVTVNTGGLPEGTFESELFGHVKGAFTDARTDRIGRFELADKGTIFLDEIANVPLKQQAKLLRVLETGEIERVGSSKTKNVDARVLSATNADLKVESTKGNFRADLLFRLNTIEIHLPPLRERREDIPLLAQHFLKAYAQRYRKQVFRFDPAAMQKMLEYFWPGNVRELDHSLERAVLLSQGESIRPSDLGLSDKRESTSSIEEMSLEEVESLLIRKMLSRYSGNISHAAEALGLSRSALYRRIQKYGL is encoded by the coding sequence ATGCCCATCAGCAGCGTGGAACCGCGTGAGATCACAAAGACGAGCGCCCCCCCGGTTCCGCGAATCCTCGTCGCAGACGATCAAGCCGACGTGCGCGAGGCGCTTCGCCTCCTACTGAAAGGCGAAGGCTATCGCATCGATACCGTCGCTTCCCCTGAAGCGGTAATGGAGGAACTCGCCTCCGAAGAATTCGACATCTTGCTGATCGACCTGAACTACAGTCGCGACACAACCTCGGGCGAAGAAGGCCTAGCGCTGCTCTCGAAAATCCAGGCGCTGGACAGCACGCTGCCGGTGATCGTCATGACCGCTTGGGGCAGCGTTAACATCGCCGTGGAAGCCATGCGCCGCGGCGCTCGCGATTTTATCCAGAAACCCTGGGAAAACGAGCGACTCGTAAGCATTCTGCGTACCCAGGTCGAACTCAGCCATGCGTTGAAGCGGGCACAACACCTCGAGGCAGAGAATCGCCTGCTGCAGGCGCAAGGCCGGCCTACTTTCATTGCTGAGTCGAAGGTCATGCAGCCGGTGCTGGAGTTGGTAGCGCGTATCGGTCCGAGCGACGCCAACGTGCTCATCACCGGCGAGCACGGCACCGGCAAGGAAGTCGTTGCGCGTACTTTGCACATGCTGTCTGGACGTTCTTCGCGGCCGATGGTGACCGTCAATACCGGCGGTCTGCCTGAAGGAACATTCGAAAGCGAACTTTTCGGACACGTGAAGGGCGCCTTCACCGATGCGCGCACCGACCGTATTGGCCGCTTCGAACTAGCAGACAAGGGCACTATTTTCCTGGATGAAATCGCGAACGTGCCTCTCAAGCAGCAGGCCAAGCTGCTGCGCGTCCTCGAAACCGGTGAGATAGAGCGAGTCGGCTCGTCGAAAACCAAGAACGTCGATGCCCGCGTGCTCTCAGCAACGAATGCCGACTTAAAGGTCGAGAGCACGAAGGGAAATTTCCGCGCCGACTTGCTTTTCCGGCTCAACACCATCGAAATCCATCTGCCGCCTCTGCGTGAGCGCCGCGAGGACATTCCTCTTCTGGCACAGCACTTCCTCAAGGCGTACGCGCAGCGATACCGCAAGCAGGTGTTTCGTTTCGATCCTGCTGCGATGCAGAAAATGCTTGAGTACTTCTGGCCTGGGAATGTGCGCGAACTCGATCACTCGCTTGAGCGCGCAGTTCTGCTATCCCAGGGCGAATCGATACGTCCAAGCGATCTGGGATTGAGCGATAAGCGCGAGAGCACAAGCTCGATCGAAGAGATGAGTCTGGAAGAAGTAGAATCGCTGCTCATTCGGAAGATGCTTTCGCGCTACTCCGGAAACATCAGTCACGCCGCCGAAGCGCTGGGATTGAGCCGGAGCGCGCTCTATCGCCGCATCCAGAAATATGGCCTCTGA
- a CDS encoding PAS domain-containing sensor histidine kinase has translation MSFERRFVLYALLAGLFPLSVCELMLWLGSFSSQTQWTLTFFLVLAWLIGAFALRGQVIRPLQTLSNMVAALREEDFSFRARRASRNDALGELVLEINALSDTLQGQRLGSMEAVALLKKVLMEIDVAVFTFDPQQRLRIVNRAGEQLMGITQERMVGRSAHDLKLDSLLAQAGGRTVRMSFPGREGRWAIQQTSFRERGVPHQLLLISDLSRALREEERQAWQRLIRVLGHELNNSLAPIKSIAGTLRSLASRSNRPEDWNQDVERGLEVIESRADALSRFMQAYTKLARLPAPTFSKVQIGSLVRHAAGVEARLPVEVVAGDEITVDGDPDQLEQLLINVVRNAVDASLDPSIRTPGSVQIGWALNGTAIEVFIRDQGPGLLNSNNLFVPFFTTKSGGSGIGLVLSRQIAEAHGGTLALENRKDVRGCQATLRLPLDSHTTLQ, from the coding sequence ATGAGCTTCGAGAGGCGGTTTGTGCTCTACGCGCTTCTCGCAGGTCTGTTTCCTCTGAGCGTTTGCGAGCTGATGCTGTGGCTCGGCAGCTTTTCTTCCCAGACGCAGTGGACTCTCACGTTCTTCCTTGTACTCGCCTGGCTGATTGGCGCTTTCGCCTTGCGCGGCCAGGTGATCCGCCCATTACAAACGCTTTCCAACATGGTCGCCGCACTGCGAGAAGAAGACTTTTCCTTCCGTGCGCGGCGTGCCAGTCGCAACGATGCTCTTGGCGAACTGGTTCTTGAGATCAATGCCCTTTCGGATACGCTTCAGGGCCAACGTCTGGGGTCGATGGAGGCGGTCGCGCTGCTGAAGAAGGTGTTGATGGAGATCGATGTGGCGGTCTTTACTTTCGATCCGCAGCAGCGCCTCCGCATCGTAAACCGCGCCGGCGAGCAACTCATGGGCATAACTCAGGAACGCATGGTTGGGCGCAGCGCTCATGACTTGAAACTCGACAGCCTTCTGGCCCAGGCCGGTGGGCGCACTGTGCGTATGAGCTTCCCAGGACGGGAAGGTCGCTGGGCGATTCAGCAAACTTCGTTTCGCGAACGCGGCGTGCCCCACCAACTGCTGCTGATCTCTGATCTCAGCCGTGCTCTGCGTGAAGAAGAACGGCAAGCTTGGCAACGGTTGATCCGCGTACTCGGGCATGAGCTGAACAACTCGCTTGCGCCTATCAAGTCCATCGCAGGCACATTGCGCTCGCTGGCGTCGCGTTCCAATCGGCCGGAGGATTGGAATCAGGATGTGGAGCGCGGTCTTGAAGTAATCGAGAGCCGAGCCGATGCGCTGAGCCGATTCATGCAGGCATATACGAAGCTTGCGCGACTTCCTGCTCCGACCTTCAGCAAAGTTCAAATTGGATCACTGGTGCGCCATGCCGCCGGAGTCGAAGCTAGATTGCCGGTTGAAGTAGTGGCAGGAGACGAGATCACAGTCGATGGCGATCCCGATCAGCTCGAGCAGTTGCTTATTAACGTAGTCAGAAACGCGGTCGATGCTTCTCTCGATCCTTCGATCCGAACTCCGGGTTCGGTGCAAATTGGCTGGGCGCTGAATGGAACCGCCATCGAGGTCTTTATTCGTGACCAAGGGCCCGGACTCTTAAACAGCAATAATCTGTTCGTGCCTTTCTTCACCACCAAATCAGGCGGTAGCGGCATTGGCTTGGTGCTGAGCCGGCAGATCGCCGAAGCACATGGCGGCACCTTAGCGCTCGAAAATCGTAAAGACGTGCGCGGCTGCCAGGCTACGTTGCGTCTGCCGCTGGATTCTCACACGACCTTGCAATAA